From Fusarium oxysporum f. sp. lycopersici 4287 chromosome 10, whole genome shotgun sequence, the proteins below share one genomic window:
- a CDS encoding enniatin synthase has product MTSLNTKSGSTQPVMPLLLPSDDASHTDTLVEEVTRSFGLGRDRIENILPSTAFQQDVIDCAGSNNQRSIGHVAYEISNDIDISNLAAAWKDTINRTPALRTCAFTSSSGDSYQVVLRDSFVFSWMFCTSVDQKDAVVQDEAAAAASGPRCNRFVLLEDPIGKKKLLVWTFSHALVDSTFQELILGRVLKAYKHGHDELSNRPYTPESSDPEDDGLSLTPTDGSKTPETGGIHPATQFWEDYLSDLNASAFPHLTSPLAVPCPNARAEQHICFTASAQSTWPSIAVCRTALAILLSRYTHSPEALFGVVTEQQQLLANGPTRTVVPFRVHCTFDQSLSEIISAVNANGDATHQFADVGLRNIASTGDDGSAACGFQTVLLVTDGETGQASSCELHQKTGESELFMPCTNRALLLHCQMIRDGVSIVARYDRSFIDSQQIARLLRQLGHLIQRLRDSPDKLPSAGEVNILTPEDQAEIQSWNSHPIPSQNTLIHKEMLKTASLSPSKAAVCAWDGEWTYSELDNITSRLAALIKFSTQDQENAILPIYFEKSKWVVASMLAVMKAGHAFTLIDPNDPPARVAQVVGQTGATVALTSKLYSGKVRGIIERCIVVDDELVQSLICTCAFASDLVLATVTPEDLAYVIFTSGSTGDPKGIMIEHRAFSSCALKFGSALGINSDTRALQFGSHAFGACLLEIMTTLIHGGCVCIPSDDDRMNNVPAFINRTNVNWMMATPSYMGTFQPEDVPGLQTLVLVGEQMSPSVNAIWAPRVQLLDGYGQSESSSICFVGNISSSGADPNNIGRSVGAHSWIIDPSDPNRLVPIGAIGELVIESPGIARDYIIPPPTEKSPFFSTVPAWYPSKQLPNGLRFYRTGDLARYASDGTVVCLGRMDSQVKIRGQRVELGAVETHLRQQLPDDMSIVVEAVKTSDSPTITVLVAFLIVSKGTEAAGDATILDLAATKDMSAKLEQVLPRHSIPSCYISMQHIPRTATGKVDRRKLRSIGRDILAQQLQGTSSRPSQLSSPTTSSRSKLEEVWCQCLGLESGAANIGSTFFELGGHSITAIKMVNMARSAGIELKVSDIYQNPTLAGLEAIVNGSAVPYTLIPTTTRDGPVEQSYSQGRLWFLDQLEVGALWYLIPYAVRMRGLVDIDALSRALMALEQRHETLRTTFEDHDGAGVQVIHQTLSKELRVVDAIDGDYLRLLEQEQTTPFDLTSEAGWRALLIRLSDTDYVLSIVMHHIISDGWSIDVLRHDLSQLYAAALQGRDPISAINPLPIQYSDFAMWQKQEAQALEHEKQLDYWKKQLADCSPAKLPTDFPRPALLSGEAGVVPVSIDGQLYQNLREFCNENNTTSFAVLLAAFRAAHYRLTGVDDAVIGTPIANRNRWELESIIGFFVNTQCMRITVDDEETFGSLVRQVRATTTAAFENEDVPFERVVSTMLPGSRDLSRTPLAQLIFAVHSQKDLGRFELQGLESEAVASKAYTRFDIEFHLFQEADGLKGSCNFATDLFKPETVENVVSVFFQILRNGLEKPQVPISVLPLTDGIEELRRLDLLRIKKVQYPRDASLVDIFRTQVAAYPDSLAVVDSSSRLTYAELDRQSDLLSTWLRRRGMPAETLVGVLAPRSCEAIVAIIGILKANLAYLPFDVKSPSARLNDILSGLPGPTIVLLGSDVPVPELEVPDLEFVRVADAVEYCDSNGLNGHAHIDASNPTATSLAYVLFTSGSTGRPKGVMVEHRVIVRLMKSNIIPDFPTQPRSAHMFNIAFDGATYEIFFTLLNGGKLVCIDYMTTLDVKALQEVFIKEQINAACMAPALLKLYLTDARDALRGLDFLMAAGDRFDGQDAIEAQSLVRGQCYNGYGPTENGIMSTRYPIAPGDSFINGVPIGRAVNNSGAYVTDLNQKLVGVGVMGELVVTGDGLARGYFDPALNKNRFIYIEVDGQRVRAYRTGDRVRYRVGDGLIEFFGRMDTQFKIRGNRIESAEVEAAMLSHASVRDAAVVVQKDDGEKADLVGFVVIDLDHSMEGDANDNQVEGWHDHFETEMYADIGDIDPSTIGKDFKGWTSMYDGSEIDKAEMQEWLDDTIETLRDGQAPGHVLEVGTGSGMILFNLGDGLQSYRGLEPSKSAAAFTNSVIKSVPSLAGKAEVHVGTAQDISQLSDLHPELVVINSVAQYFPSPEYLAQVADTLVHLPGVKRLFFGDMRTNATNKHFLAARAVRTLGDNAAKNSVRQKMAKLEEREEELLVEPAFFTTLQDRFPDLVHHVEILPKNMHATNELSAYRYAAVVHIRDGDSVPVHTIEKGTWVDFGASRMDRNSLLHFLRRSKSSEAVAISNIPFAKTDFERQIFESLEAEEESKLDGTAWISAIRSVAESRASLSVPDLYQLAQESGFRLEVSAARQWSQSGALDAVFHHFPLPSDTRRTLIKFPTDNHLRSSATLANRPLQGLQRRRAALQVRERLQSLLPSYMIPSSIVVRDQLPLNPNGKVDRKELARQARIVPKHQTAPPAQVVPISDIEAILCDEATATFGMKVEISDDFFKLGGHSLLATKLISRVEQRFNVRVTVKDVFDNPVFAHLAVVIREGLASRTTSTNSQDKQGWSARVAPRTETEIILCDEASKLLGIEVGITDNFFDLGGHSMMATKLAMRLGRRLDTTIVVKDIFDYPVLFQLSKKLESAGTETGDEEVQVDDYSPFELLSHEDPQDFVQREICSQLSISLDSIQDTYQSTQMQKSFLFSPGTGSPRPLTPFYIDFPVDSDPPTLVNACHSLVQHIDMFRTVFVLASDQLYQVVLKHLDVPIETIVTNQNVNTATNDFLDEHAQDPIRLGESLIRIAILKQSSSVRVLLRLSHALYDGLSLEPIVRNLHILFNGMSLLPPTQFRRYMEYTANSQEKGFEFWRDVIKDSPMTVLSDTSNVACRREVAPSKALHLSKVVSVPSQAIRSSIATQATVFNSACALVLSKESGSSDVVFGRIVSGRQGLPVNCQDIIGPCTNAVPVRAHIGTGDNHHQMLRDMQDQYLRSLPFETLGFEEIKRNCTDCHSSSM; this is encoded by the exons ATGACAtcactcaacaccaagagtGGCTCTACACAACCAGTCATGCCTTTGTTGCTGCCCAGTGACGATGCTAGTCACACCGACACTCTTGTCGAGGAAGTCACTCGTTCTTTCGGTCTAGGCCGAGATAGAATCGAGAATATCCTCCCCAGCACGGCGTTCCAACAGGATGTCATTGACTGCGCTGGTAGTAACAACCAACGCTCCATTGGCCATGTTGCCTATGAGATCAGCAATGATATTGATATCTCAAACTTGGCTGCTGCTTGGAAAGATACCATCAACCGAACTCCTGCCCTGAGAACATGCGCGTTTACTTCCTCGAGCGGAGATTCGTATCAGGTTGTCTTGAGAGACAGCTTTGTCTTCTCATGGATGTTTTGTACATCTGTTGATCAGAAAGATGCCGTTGTGCAGGATGAAGCAGCAGCTGCGGCCTCTGGGCCTCGTTGCAACAGatttgttcttcttgaagaccctattggaaagaagaagctcctcGTCTGGACTTTCAGCCATGCCCTAGTCGATAGCACCTTTCAAGAGCTGATTCTTGGAAGAGTTCTGAAGGCTTACAAGCATGGGCATGATGAACTCTCCAACAGGCCCTACACGCCTGAGTCTTCGGATCCTGAGGATGATGGTCTGTCGTTGACTCCTACTGATGGGTCGAAGACTCCTGAAACTGGCGGTATTCATCCTGCGACTCAGTTCTGGGAGGACTACTTGAGTGATCTGAATGCGTCAGCGTTTCCGCACTTGACTTCTCCCTTGGCTGTTCCCTGTCCCAACGCAAGGGCAGAGCAGCATATCTGTTTCACAGCCTCGGCTCAGTCGACCTGGCCCAGTATAGCTGTCTGCCGAACTGCGCTTGCGATTCTCTTGTCACGCTACACGCACTCGCCCGAGGCGTTGTTCGGCGTAGTGACAGAGCAACAGCAGCTGCTGGCAAATGGCCCAACACGGACTGTTGTCCCTTTCCGCGTACACTGCACTTTTGATCAGTCTCTGTCAGAGATCATCAGCGCAGTCAATGCCAACGGTGATGCCACCCACCAGTTTGCAGATGTCGGTCTTCGCAACATCGCTTCCACTGGGGATGATGGCTCTGCTGCTTGCGGATTCCAAACCGTTCTGCTCGTCACTGATGGTGAAACTGGGCAGGCCTCTTCTTGTGAGCTTCACCAGAAGACTGGAGAGTCTGAGCTATTCATGCCCTGCACCAATCGCGCTCTGTTACTCCACTGTCAAATGATCCGTGATGGGGTATCAATCGTTGCCAGATATGACAGGAGCTTCATCGACTCCCAGCAAATAGCTCGCCTCCTGCGACAACTAGGTCATTTGATCCAGCGCCTACGAGACTCGCCAGATAAGCTACCATCTGCGGGCGAAGTCAACATTTTAACACCAGAGGATCAAGCTGAGATCCAGAGCTGGAACTCACACCCCATCCCTTCACAGAACACCCTCATCCACAAAGAGATGCTCAAAACAGCTTCTCTCTCTCCCAGCAAAGCTGCGGTTTGCGCTTGGGACGGAGAATGGACTTACTCCGAGCTCGACAACATCACCTCCCGCCTAGCTGCGCTCATCAAGTTCAGCacccaagaccaagagaaTGCGATACTCCCGATTTACTTTGAGAAGTCAAAATGGGTCGTCGCTTCAATGCTAGCCGTCATGAAAGCTGGCCATGCTTTTACGCTCATTGATCCGAATGATCCGCCTGCTAGAGTAGCGCAGGTCGTTGGGCAGACGGGCGCGACAGTGGCGCTTACTTCCAAGCTTTACAGTGGCAAAGTGCGAGGCATTATCGAGCGAtgtattgttgttgatgatgagcttgtccAATCGCTCATTTGCACTTGCGCCTTTGCTTCggatcttgttcttgccaCGGTTACTCCAGAGGACCTGGCCTATGTTATCTTCACATCTGGCAGCACGGGCGATCCCAAGGGCATCATGATCGAGCATCgagccttttcttcttgtgcCCTCAAATTCGGGTCTGCACTCGGTATCAACAGCGACACGCGCGCTCTTCAGTTTGGATCTCATGCATTTGGCGCGTGTCTTCTTGAGATTATGACGACTCTGATCCACGGCGGCTGCGTATGTATTCCCTCTGATGACGATCGCATGAACAATGTTCCTGCTTTCATCAACAGGACCAATGTCAATTGGATGATGGCGACACCATCTTACATGGGCACGTTTCAGCCTGAAGATGTCCCTGGACTGCAGACTTTGGTGCTAGTTGGCGAGCAGATGTCACCCTCTGTCAACGCCATCTGGGCTCCTCGCGTTCAACTCTTAGATGGCTACGGCCAGAGCGAGAGTTCTTCCATCTGTTTCGTCGGCAACATTAGTTCATCAGGGGCTGACCCAAACAACATCGGCCGCTCAGTTGGCGCGCACTCTTGGATCATCGATCCCAGCGATCCCAACCGTCTAGTCCCCATTGGCGCGATTGGTGAGCTCGTTATTGAGAGTCCAGGCATTGCGCGCGACTACATCATTCCTCCACCAACAGAGAAgtcgcccttcttctcaacagtTCCAGCATGGTACCCTTCCAAACAGCTACCCAACGGGTTAAGGTTCTACAGAACTGGTGATCTTGCGCGTTATGCATCCGATGGCACTGTCGTTTGTCTCGGTCGCATGGACTCGCAGGTCAAGATCAGAGGACAGCGCGTTGAGCTTGGTGCAGTCGAGACTCATCTCCGACAGCAATTACCTGACGACATGTCAattgttgttgaagctgtcaagaCATCGGACTCGCCTACGATCACTGTTCTCGTCGCATTCTTGATAGTCTCTAAGGGAACCGAGGCCGCAGGAGATGCCACCATCCTAGATCTGGCTGCTACCAAGGACATGAGTGCGAAACTGGAGCAGGTGCTCCCCCGTCATTCCATCCCATCGTGCTACATCAGCATGCAACATATTCCTCGCACCGCCACTGGCAAGGTCGACAGACGAAAGCTTCGCTCTATCGGTCGCGACATCTTGGCCCAGCAGCTCCAAGGAACCAGCTCCCGACCATCTCAATTGAgctctccaacaacaagcagcCGATCCAAGCTGGAGGAGGTATGGTGCCAATGCCTGGGTCTCGAATCTGGCGCTGCCAACATTGGGTCAACCTTCTTTGAGCTGGGCGGCCACTCCATCACTGCCATCAAGATGGTCAACATGGCTCGGTCAGCAGGTATAGAGCTCAAGGTCTCTGACATCTATCAGAACCCTACTCTCGCTGGCCTTGAGGCTATTGTCAACGGTAGCGCTGTGCCATATACCCTCATCCCAACGACGACTCGCGACGGACCTGTTGAGCAGTCTTACTCTCAAGGTCGACTCTGGTTCCTGGATCAGCTTGAGGTCGGCGCTCTATGGTATCTTATTCCCTACGCTGTTCGCATGCGAGGATTGGTAGACATTGATGCACTGAGTCGTGCTttgatggccttggagcAGCGCCACGAGACCCTGCGCACTACCTTTGAGGACCACGACGGCGCGGGTGTACAGGTTATTCACCAGACTCTCTCCAAGGAACTGAGAGTCGTCGATGCGATAGACGGCGACTACCTTCGACTGCTGGAACAAGAGCAGACCACTCCATTCGACCTCACTTCCGAGGCAGGCTGGAGAGCACTTCTTATCCGCCTGAGCGACACCGACTACGTCCTCTCCATCGTCATGCACCACATTATCTCCGATGGCTGGTCAATTGACGTTCTCCGGCACGACCTCAGCCAACTCTATGCCGCAGCTCTTCAAGGCCGCGATCCCATTTCAGCCATAAACCCTCTCCCCATCCAGTACAGCGACTTTGCCATGTGGCAGAAGCAGGAGGCTCAAGCGCTCGAACACGAGAAGCAACTTGACTACTGGAAGAAACAACTTGCTGATTGTTCACCGGCCAAATTACCCACCGACTTCCCTCGTCCGGCTCTTCTATCCGGTGAAGCAGGAGTCGTGCCAGTGTCTATCGACGGGCAACTGTACCAGAACCTGCGAGAGTTCTGCAACGAGAATAACACTACTTCATTCGCCGTGCTGTTGGCTGCTTTCCGCGCAGCGCACTATCGTCTCACTGGCGTTGACGACGCTGTCATCGGCACGCCCATCGCCAATCGAAATCGCTGGGAGTTGGAGAGCATCATCGGTTTCTTCGTCAACACACAGTGCATGCGCATCACCgtcgatgacgaagaaaccTTTGGCTCCTTAGTCCGTCAAGTCCGAGCTACTACCACCGCTGCATTCGAGAACGAAGACGTCCCCTTTGAGCGCGTCGTGTCAACAATGCTACCCGGCTCAAGAGATCTTTCGCGAACACCGCTTGCGCAGCTCATCTTTGCAGTTCACTCGCAGAAGGATCTTGGAAGGTTTGAGCTCCAAGGTCTTGAGTCGGAGGCTGTTGCTAGCAAGGCGTATACTCGGTTCGACATTGAGTTCCATCTATTTCAGGAGGCAGATGGACTCAAGGGTAGTTGTAACTTTGCGACGGATCTTTTCAAGCCTGAGACTGTTGAGAACGTGGTCAGCGTGTTTTTCCAGATTCTGCgcaatggccttgagaagCCTCAGGTTCCTATATCGGTTCTTCCTCTTACTGATGGGATTGAGGAGCTACGGCGCTTGGATTTACTCAGGATCAAGAAGGTTCAGTATCCACGCGATGCAAGCTTGGTCGACATCTTCCGCACACAAGTCGCTGCGTACCCAGACTCTCTCGCCGTTGTGGACTCTTCGTCTCGACTTACTTATGCGGAGCTGGACCGTCAGTCTGACCTGCTTTCTACATGGCTTCGTCGACGAGGTATGCCAGCTGAGACTTTAGTCGGAGTACTTGCACCACGATCATGCGAAGCGATTGTCGCGATTATCGGTATCCTCAAGGCGAACCTGGCGTATCTCCCGTTTGACGTCAAGTCTCCCTCGGCCCGCCTGAACGACATCCTGTCTGGCCTACCAGGGCCTACGATAGTGCTTCTGGGCTCAGATGTCCCTGTTCCCGAGCTGGAGGTACCTGACTTGGAGTTTGTCCGTGTCGCTGATGCCGTGGAGTATTGCGACTCAAACGGCCTCAATGGTCATGCCCATATCGACGCATCGAACCCTACTGCGACAAGTCTCGCATACGTCCTCTTCACCTCCGGCTCCACTGGCCGGCCCAAGGGCGTCATGGTCGAGCATCGCGTCATCGTCCGTCTCATGAAAAGTAACATCATTCCCGACTTCCCAACCCAACCGCGCTCGGCTCACATGTTCAACATCGCCTTTGATGGCGCTACCTAcgagatcttcttcaccCTCCTCAACGGCGGAAAATTGGTCTGCATTGACTACATGACTACTCTCGACGTCAAAGCACTTCAAGAAGTGTTTATCAAGGAACAGATCAACGCTGCATGCATGGCACCTGCGTTGCTGAAGCTGTATCTCACTGATGCGCGCGATGCTTTGAGGGGTCTTGACTTCCTCATGGCTGCTGGAGATCGGTTTGATGGACAAGATGCGATCGAGGCGCAGAGTCTTGTTCGGGGGCAGTGCTACAATGGGTATGGACCGACGGAGAATGGTATCATGAGTACGAGGTATCCTATCGCACCTGGTGACTCGTTCATCAATGGTGTTCCGATCGGGCGAGCTGTCAATAACTCTGGAGCTTACGTCACCGACCTGAACCAGAAGCTTGTTGGTGTCGGCGTCATGGGAGAACTCGTCGTCACTGGCGATGGTCTTGCGCGAGGTTATTTTGACCCAGCTCTCAACAAGAACCGCTTCATTTACATCGAAGTTGATGGCCAGCGAGTGAGAGCATACCGCACAGGCGATCGCGTGCGGTACCGAGTAGGTGACGGCCTCATCGAGTTCTTCGGTCGCATGGACACGCAGTTCAAGATCCGCGGCAACCGTATTGAGTCAGCTGAGGTGGAAGCTGCTATGCTCAGTCACGCCTCTGTCCGCGATGCTGCTGTCGTCGTGCAGAAGGACGATGGTGAGAAGGCAGACTTGGTTGGCTTCGTCGTCATCGATCTCGATCATTCTATGGAGGGTGACGCGAACGATAACCAGGTTGAGGGCTGGCATGATCATTTTGAGACTGAGATGTATGCCGACATTGGGGACATTGATCCTTCTACTATTGGAAAGGACTTCAAGGGCTGGACGTCTATGTATGACGGGAGCGAGATTGACAAGGCGGAGATGCAGGAGTGGCTTGATGATACTATCGAGACGCTCCGTGATGGTCAGGCTCCAGGTCATGTCCTTGAGGTGGGAACTGGTAGTGGCATGATCCTTTTCAACCTCGGCGACGGACTTCAAAGCTATAGGGGTCTTGAGCCATCCAAGTCAGCCGCCGCGTTTACCAACAGCGTTATCAAGTCCGTCCCATCTCTGGCCGGCAAGGCCGAGGTCCATGTCGGTACAGCGCAAGACATCAGCCAATTGAGTGATCTTCACCCAGAGCTTGTGGTGATCAACTCAGTCGCTCAGTACTTCCCTTCACCAGAGTACCTGGCTCAAGTAGCGGATACCTTGGTTCATCTCCCCGGCGTGAAGCGCCTGTTCTTCGGCGACATGCGAACTAACGCTACCAACAAGCACTTCCTCGCTGCCAGAGCTGTCAGGACATTAGGTGACAATGCGGCCAAGAACTCTGTTAggcagaagatggctaaGTTGGAGGAACGCGAGGAGGAATTGCTTGTCGAGCCAGCTTTCTTCACGACACTACAAGACCGCTTCCCTGATCTAGTTCATCATGTTGAGATTCTTCCGAAGAACATGCATGCTACGAATGAGCTTAGCGCGTACCGATATGCAGCTGTCGTGCACATACGTGATGGCGACTCAGTGCCTGTGCATACAATTGAGAAGGGCACTTGGGTCGACTTTGGCGCATCACGAATGGATCGCAATTCTCTCTTGCACTTCCTGCGACGCTCGAAGAGTTCCGAGGCCGTGGCTATCAGCAACATTCCCTTCGCCAAGACCGACTTTGAGCGACAGATCTTTGAGTCCCtcgaggcagaagaagagtCCAAACTCGATGGTACCGCTTGGATCTCAGCAATCCGCTCTGTTGCTGAGAGTCGTGCATCTCTCTCTGTTCCTGACCTTTACCAACTTGCTCAAGAGTCTGGATTTCGCTTGGAAGTCAGCGCAGCGCGTCAGTGGTCTCAGAGCGGTGCCCTTGATGCTGTCTTCCACCACTTCCCATTGCCTTCGGACACTCGCCGCACGCTGATCAAGTTCCCGACTGACAACCATCTTCGAAGCTCAGCTACTCTCGCCAATCGTCCGCTACAAGGATTACAGAGACGTCGGGCCGCGCTACAAGTTCGAGAGCGACTGCAGTCCCTGCTTCCATCGTACATGATCCCCTCCAGCATCGTGGTGAGGGATCAATTGCCTCTCAATCCCAATGGCAAGGTCGACAGGAAGGAACTTGCACGCCAGGCTCGAATTGTACCCAAGCACCAGACCGCGCCGCCTGCACAAGTGGTCCCTATTAGTGACATCGAGGCCATACTTTGCGACGAGGCGACTGCGACTTTCGGgatgaaggttgagatttctgatgacttcttcaaactGGGTGGGCATTCTCTCTTAGCCACGAAGCTCATCTCACGAGTTGAGCAGCGCTTCAATGTCCGCGTCACTGTCAAAGATGTCTTCGACAATCCCGTCTTTGCTCACCTAGCAGTCGTCATTCGCGAAGGCCTTGCTTCACGCACCACATCGACCAATAGTCAAGACAAACAAGGCTGGTCTGCCCGTGTCGCTCCTCGCACCGAGACTGAGATCATCTTGTGTGACGAGGCTtccaagcttcttggcaTTGAAGTCGGCATTACTGATAACTTCTTTGATCTCGGTGGACACtcgatgatggcgacaaAGCTGGCCATGAGACTTGGTCGTCGGCTGGATACTACGATAGTGGTCAAGGATATTTTCGACTACCCGGTTTTGTTCCAGCtttccaagaagctcgagtCAGCTGGTACAGAGActggcgatgaagaggtACAGGTCGACGATTACAGCCCATTCGAACTTCTTTCGCACGAGGATCCACAAGATTTCGTCCAGCGAGAGATTTGCTCACAGCTCAGCATCTCATTGGATTCAATCCAAGACACCTACCAGTCCACCCAAATGCAAAAGTCCTTCCTCTTCAGTCCTGGAACCGGTTCCCCACGACCTCTTACGCCTTTCTACATTGACTTCCCCGTCGACTCAGACCCTCCTACTCTTGTCAATGCTTGTCACTCTCTGGTTCAGCACATCGACATGTTCAGAACAGTCTTTGTACTAGCTTCAGACCAGCTCTACCAAGTGGTTCTGAAGCATCTCGACGTGCCAATCGAGACGATTGTCACCAACCAAAACGTCAACACTGCTACCAACGATTTCCTGGATGAGCATGCGCAGGATCCCATTCGTCTTGGAGAGTCGTTGATACGGATCGCTATTCTCAAGCAGTCATCTTCAGTGCGAGTACTACTGCGACTATCGCACGCTTTGTATGATGGTTTGAGCTTGGAGCCAATCGTGCGCAACCTTCACATCCTCTTCAACGGCATGTCGCTTCTTCCACCGACGCAGTTCAGGCGGTACATGGAGTACACTGCCAACAGTCAAGAGAAGGGTTTTGAGTTCTGGCGTGACGTGATCAAAGATTCTCCCATGACCGTCTTGAGCGATACGAGCAACGTGGCTTGTCGTCGGGAGGTGGCACCTTCGAAGGCATTGCACTTGTCAAAGGTTGTCAGCGTTCCAAGCCAAGCTATTCGAAGCAGTATCGCTACGCAGGCGACAGTGTTTAACTCTGCCTGTGCGTTGGTCCTATCCAAGGAATCTGGGTCTAGCGACGTTGTCTTCGGTCGCATTGTCTCAGGTCGTCAAGGATTACCTGTCAATTGCCAGGACATCATCGGCCCTTGCACCAATGCCGTACCCGTTCGCGCACATATAGGCACAGGCGATAATCATCACCAGATGCTCCGCGACATGCAAGACCAATACCTGCGAAGCTTGCCTTTCGAGACACTTGGATTCGAGGAGATCAAGCGCAATTGCACAGACTG CCATTCATCATCGATGTAG
- a CDS encoding lysyl oxidase-like protein 2/3/4, which yields MPTSKEGYLWTSNGLTTGLETDSIIRGTPEASLLDKYDVVVIGTGFAGLIAARDIGLTAVKVLLVEGRDRIGGRTWTAKALGEEFEMGGTWVHWGQPHVYSEIHRYNLQGNLKTSAGTADAKYTAYTASFAGPSKLDTKETNEAVQRVAGAFFAIDGLTSYDLMPYPHDPLREPALWKKYEYLSAKDRLDQLDIPQVEKDMFDAMISSFGSVPGSQCGFVEVLRWYALGGHSMAGVFERAGLCKLGKGGMTSLALSILSEYSGHLLFNTVVEKVDQKSNGVTLTTKNGRRIKANYVISTIPLNCLSDISFNPPLSPFRQEAVKAGHINQGAKIHFKLKQTEPGWFAMASGYGRSPWCFAFSDHNGNTNKNNGTYCIGFGYGGHLADPRASKEIIASFKGHIKPDADVEAYLTHDWMNDNLAKGTWSCWGPGPAMSRWLKELQKPHGRVFFASADWANGWRGFVDGAIESGVTASVGVARLLSGENLASKL from the exons ATGCCAACTTCAAAAGAAGGTTATCTCTGGACCAGCAACGGCCTCACAACTGGTCTCGAAACAGACTCCATTATCAGGGGTACACCCGAAGCTTCACTCCTCGACAAGTACGATGTTGTTGTGATCGGAACAGGCTTTGCTGGACTTATCGCTGCTCGAGATATTGGTCTGACCGCCGTTAaggttcttcttgtcgaaGGCCGCGATCGCATTGGTGGAAGAACATGGACAGCCAAAGCTTTGGGAGAGGAGTTTGAGATGGGAGGCACATGGGTTCATTG GGGCCAGCCGCACGTTTACTCAGAGATTCACCGCTACAATCTTCAAGGCAACCTCAAGACCTCAGCAGGAACAGCAGACGCCAAGTACACAGCTTATACTGCAAGTTTTGCTGGTCCAAGCAAGCTTGATACCAAAGAGACAAACGAAGCAGTTCAACGAGTAGCTGGCGCCTTCTTCGCCATTGACGGCCTGACCAGTTATGATTTAATGCCATATCCCCACGATCCACTGCGCGAACCAGCACTATGGAAGAAATATGAGTATCTATCCGCCAAGGATCGCCTCGACCAGCTGGACATTCCTCAGGTCGAGAAGGACATGTTTGATGCTATGATCAGCTCTTTTGGCTCTGTGCCAGGTTCACAGTGTGGTTTTGTCGAGGTGCTGCGATGGTATGCACTTGGTGGCCATTCAATGGCTGGCGTTTTCGAGCGCGCTGGGCTCTGTAAGCTCGGAAAGGGCGGTATGACATCTCTAGCACTGTCGATACTGTCTGAGTATAGTGGACATTTACTGTTCAATACTGTGGTTGAGAAGGTCGACCAGAAAAGCAATGGGGTCACGTTGACTACAAAGAACGGCCGACGTATCAAAGCCAACTACGTGATATCGACTATCCCTTT GAACTGCCTATCGGATATCTCGTTCAACCCTCCTCTCTCGCCATTCCGCCAAGAAGCTGTCAAGGCAGGCCATATCAACCAAGGTGCCAAGATTCACTTCAAGTTGAAGCAAACAGAGCCTGGCTGGTTCGCTATGGCAAGCGGCTACGGTAGGTCCCCGTGGTGCTTTGCGTTCTCCGACCACAatggcaacaccaacaagaaCAATGGTACATATTGCATTGGCTTTGGCTACGGCGGACATCTCGCAGACCCACGAGCGAGCAAAGAGATTATCGCAAGCTTCAAAGGACACATCAAGCCCgatgctgatgttgaagcaTATCTCACCCACGACTGGATGAATGACAATCTTGCAAAAGGTACCTGGAGCTGCTGGGGACCTGGCCCGGCTATGAGTCGTTGGCTCAAGGAGCTTCAGAAGCCTCATGGAAGAGTCTTCTTCGCCAGTGCTGACTGGGCTAATGGATGGAGAGGTTTCGTTGATGGAGCTATTGAGAGTGGTGTCACGGCGAGTGTCGGTGTGGCGCGGTTGTTGTCTGGCGAGAATCTCGCATCCAAGCTCTAG